Genomic DNA from Bacteroidales bacterium:
TTCTTGGTAAAAATGTATTAACAGTTGGAGCAGGAAATATAGGTTATCTAACCAGCTACCAGCTAATGCAAGCTGGTGCTAATGTAAAAGCTATTATTGAGGCAATGCCTAACGAGGGAGGTTTTCCTGTTCAAGCCAATAGAGTTCGTCGTTTGGGAATTCCTGTTATGCTTAGCAAAATACTAGTAAAAGCACTTCCAAACGAAACCCACACGGGAGTTGTTGGTGCTATAATTGCAGATTGCAAAGATTTTAAAGCAATCCCTGGTACTGAGCAAATAGTTGAGGATATCGATGCAATTAATATCTGTACAGGTTTAGTTCCCGATGATCAACTATTAATTAAGGGTAACGAGATATTTGGACGTAACTGTTACGGAGCTGGCGATGCAATTCGTATCGGAGAAGGAACAAGTGCTGTAGTGCGTGGCAAGCAAGTTGCCTACGAAATCCTTCATGAAATGGGCGCACGCTACAATTACGACACATATTTATCCATAAGCAAGGAGTATATTGATAGCCAACAACATCCAACTAGAGTAATTGAGCAACCATATAAACCTACTGACGAACGTAAAACAAAAAAACCATTCGTTCAGATTGATTGTCTTTTTGGTTTCGCATGTAACCCTTGTGAATTTGCATGTCCACATGGTGCAATCACAAAAACATCTACAAGTACTGTTCCTCAGATCGATTTTGAGAAATGTATTGGCTGTATGGATTGCGTTTACCAATGCCCAGGACTTGCAATCTTTGGATATCACTATGCTAAGGACTGGTTGTTCTTACCAATAGAGTACGCTGCAACTGAAGGATCTGATGTATTCCTTGTTGATAATAATGGTAAAAAAATTGGTGAAGGCGTAATTGAAAAAATCCTTCGCAAACCCAATAAAACCAATATTGCACGTGTCAAATCACTGACCATTCATGGTGATGAACTGATTAACGTTCGTGGTTTCGTTGTTAAAACAAACTATCCAGGTCCAGTTAGGTTAACTAAAACAACCTACAAACCTGTAGAGAAAACCTACGTTTGCCATTGTGATGACGTAAGTATGGATGAAATTCTTGAAACCATTGGTAATCGCAAGTTTATTTCAGCTGATGAAATTAAGCACACAACCCGTCTTGGAATGGGCGCATGCCGTGGAAAACGCTGTATAAAGCGTCTGAAAACAGCGTTAATCCCTAAAGGAATTCAGATTGTTGGTGATGCTACTCCTCGTGGACCATTGAGTAATCAAGTGAATATGGGAGAACTCTACCCAAAAGATGTACATCCCACCTATATCACTGGAATTAATGGCAAAAAGGCAGAAGTAATCAAGGTAAAAAGTCTAATCGCTGGCGGAGGTATTGGAGGTAGTGCCCTCTTCAAATATATGGCAGAAGCAGGAATGGCTCCTGTTCTTTTAAACTACGGTCGTGGAGCATCGTGGCGTAATATTGCCGGAGGACGAACAGCATTCTCGTTACCCGAGATAGCAGAGATTGCCTCCAAAAGTCATGAAATTTTTAAAGAGATTCACAAGTTAAGTTCAATAGATTATCGGCCAATTAATTATGTCAGTTTTGCACATGACGATGCAACCTATAAAGCCTTGGAAGCATCAATGGCATGGAGTAATGCTCGTATGATTAATCCTAAAGAATACCAAAAAGAGATCTCCCCGTACTTTAATTCTAATCTTAAAACCTATCAAGCAGCACTCATCACCAAGGATTGCTGGCAAGCAACTCCAGGTAAAACTGTTGATTTACTTCGCAATATTGGAATAAGTAAAGGCGGTGTTGTTAAGGAAGATTGTGAGTTAATCAGCGTTCATAAGGATGGTAACAAATACATAGTATTGGTTCGTGATCATGACAAGAAATATATCGAGTATCATGCCGATGAGTTTGTAAATGCACTTGGCCCAACAGGAGGTAATGTTGCTCGTATGCTTGGCCATGAATTAGGAATATACCCTGTTAAACATCAGGCATTTATTACTCGCAGACTACCATGGATGGGTGTTAACGGTGATCCACTAGGAATGCTTATTGACAGGAGAAGGTACAAGGGATTTGTTGCAGTTTACGGACAACAACTTGCTGAAACGGGTCAGATTATTGGATGTGCTTCACCTGGAACAGATCCTCAAGAGTCTGATAAAAATCTTAAATTTAACTCTGAAGAATTTCTAGAGATTGCTTCCGAAGTTTTTGCTAATTGGATCCCAGAATTAAGTTCTGTTGGATTCCAAGCAGTTTGGGCTGGTTACTACGTTGAACCTAGAATGTATATTGATCCAAAGCACGGATTATTTCTTGGATTACGTGGTCAAGGATTCATGCTCGGCATGGAATTAGCTAAAATGTATGTTGATGCTTTAACTGGCAAACCAGTTCCTGAATACTTCAAACGTCTAAATATCGAGGGCGACGGATTACCTGAAAAAGCCTTTAAGTAGACTTTTATAAAATATTTTACAAAATCCTGAAAATTAGTTTTTTCAGGATTTTATTTTTATAATTGTTTTAATAACTAAACCTAAAATTAAATGCAATATGAAAAACAAAAACTAAATTGGAGTTATTATTTTACCTACTAATAATCACTCTAAGTATTTTGGTTGTTTTTTCTTCTAGAATTGCAATTAATCCATCTGATGCTGGATTCTGGATGATTCTAGCTTTTGGGATGTCATTAGGTGTTGCTTTGACAAGAACAATTCTTTGGTATAAAGAAAGAACTAAGTAATAGTTCTATTTAAAGAACTCAAACATAGAAATGTACTAAGGAGTTATCTTAATCAAAAAAACATTTGACTTTTTGATTTAAAAAGGCTTTGCTTTAAATAACGTAAAACTTTGTTATACAAAAAGAGTTATTTCCTTTTGGTTTTAACTTTATTACTTATTGGCTGATTGATTAAACTTTTGATTATTTTTACTGTTAGATAAAAAAACTACTATGGAAAAAGTTACAATACATGCCGATTGGCAAAACGGAATGATGTTTGAGACTGAATTAAATGGTCATAAACTAATAATGGATGCAGCCGAAAATGTAGGTGGAACCAACCAAGGCCCACGTCCAAAACCACTGATGCTTGCAGCACTTGCAGGTTGCACTGGAATGGATGTTGTATCAATCCTAAATAAGATGAGGGTGGAAGTTACAAAGTTTAGGGTCTGGGTGGAAGCACAACAAACTGAAGAGCACCCCAAACATTATGCTGAAATAAAGCTAATCTATGAGTTTACGGGTAAAGATTTACCATTGGATAAATTAGAGAAGGCCGTTAGCCTTTCAGAAGAGCATTACTGCGGAGTAAACGCAGTTTATAAAAAAGCTATGAAGGTTACCTATGAAATAAGAGTGAATAAAGACTAAGTAGATATTGAGAAGGCATATTAAATAAGAACACCCTCAGAAAATTCCTTGAGGGTATTTTTATTTTTCTATATTATCTAAATAATTTACTTTATAATAACAATTGAATATAAAATATTAGAATAAAATAACATATTAACCTGCCTTTTAAAGAAAAATATTCACACAAAATAAGATGCAACTATTAGTTATTATATTGACGCACTTTATTTAAATAACCAAAGTTATGATAAAAAAATATTTATCGATCTTTCTGTTGATTTTTGGTGCCATCCAATCAATAATTTCAAGTCCTGCTTACCCAAAAGCAATTAAATTTACTCAACCTGATGGAACAACAATTACCATCATGTTAAAGGGTGATGAGCGTACAAAGTGGGCAGTTACTTCCGATGGGTATACGCTTCTATCAAACTCAACTGGTTATTTTGAATATGCTACTAACAATAGACAAGGTGATTTAGTCCCATCTGGAGTTGTGGCTAAAAACATTGAAAACAGGACAGCTGTGGACAAATTGTTTTTATCTAAAATAACAAAAGGAATTTCCTATTCAAAAGAACAACTTCGAATGCTTCGAAGTATTAGTAATATAAAGAGAAGCGAGGCAAGAAAAGCATTTCCAACAACAGGAAATCGTAAACTCATTTGCATACTAATGGGGTTTAAGGACAAGCCATTCTCTAAAACGCAAGCTGATTTTGACAATCTATTTAACCAAGTAAATTATACGGTCAATGGTGCAACTGGTAGTGTTAAGGATTACTATCTAGAAAACTCATATAACAAGTTTAACCTAACCGTTACAGTTGCGGGATCTTATACAGCCAGTCAAAACATGTCTTACTATGGTGCTAACGATGCAAATGGTTATGACGTTAAACCAGACGTATTGGTAACAGAAGCAGTTACTCTAGCTGACCCCGATGTAAATTTTGCCGATTTTGACAACGACAACGATGGTAATGTTGATGGGGTTTATGTTATATATGCTGGTTACGGCGAGGAAGCAGGTGCTCCAGCAAATACAATTTGGGCTCACGCTTGGGAAATACCAGCAACAACACTTGACGGTAAAGTAATCACCAGCTATTCGTGCTCTGCTGAACTAGAAGGAACATCCGGTTCCACAATGACCGCCATTGGTGTAATTTGTCATGAATTTGGACATGTGCTTGGTTCGCCTGATTACTACGATACAGATTACGATACAGGGGGACAGTACGAAGGTACTGGCTATTGGGATCTAATGGCTGCTGGTTCATGGAATAACAATGGCGTAACCCCCGCTCACCATAATGCTTATACAAAAGTAATGGTTTATGGATGGGGAACAGCAACAACACTAATAAATGGAACAACAATTACAATACCATCGTCTAAAACAGATGAAAATGCTTTCTACCGTATAAATACGGCAACTGCAAATGAGTATTATCTGATAGAAAACCGTCAACAAACAGCCTTTGATACCTCAACCCCTGGGCATGGTCTATTAATTTTCCATATAAATAAGGATATTGATGCTCACTATAGCAATAACGATATCAATGCAAAAACACCTCAATTGATGTATCCAGTTTGCGCATCGGCAACCACAAACCCAGGTTCGACTGCAACTTCTTACGGAAGCATCAATACCGGAGGATGTCCTTTTCCTGGAACAACTAGCAAGAACTCATTTACCGATGCAACCACTCCTTCCATGAAATCATGGTTGGGCGAAGCAACAAACAAGCCTATTACAAATATCACAGAAAACACAGGTACAGGAGTAATAACCTTTGATTTTGATGGTGGAAATACTGGAAATCCAACAGGGTTTACTGCAACTCCTATAAGTAGTTCACAAATTGATCTCACTTGGTCCAAATCAGAAAATAGAGATGTTGTTATTGCTTACTCCTCAACATCGACCTTTGGTTCTCTCATTGATGGAACAGAATATACAGCAGGACAATCCATTACCGGTGGTGGCACCGTTCTTTTTTCTGGAGACGCTTCTGTTTTTTCTCATACTGGATTGAATAGTAATACAACTTACTTCTACAAGGCTTGGACTAAACTAACCTCTTCAACATACTCATTAGGAACAATTACTCAAGAAAAAACGGCATGTACAGGAATTGTCTCTCTCCCTCTTTTTGAGGATTTCAATACAGGAACATTATCTGGATGTTGGTCAATTACTGATAATCAAGGAAATGGACAGATATGGCAGGTTGGTAACATTACCAATGGGTTAGCTGGTACTTATATCTATTTAAACTCCGATGGATTTGGTTCAGGCAATACTCAAAATGCTGATTTGGTAAGCCCTGCCATAGATATGACAAGCATAAGTTCAGCAACCATAACATTTAAACATTACTTTAAAGTTGAAGCAGGCGAAACTGCAACTTTTTCTTATAGCATTGATAATGGTGCAAATTGGACCCAAATTGACCAGTGGACAACCACAATTTCAAATCCATCCAACTATAAAAAAATATTAACTAGTATTGCCAACCAATCATCGGTTAAGTTTAAGTGGAATTATACAGGAACTTATGGCTGGTACTGGTGTTTAGATGATATAAGTATTGCTGAAACAACTGCTGCTGATACTATCGCTGATTTCAAAGCGGAACCAACAACTGTTATTATTGATGCCACAACAACATTTACTGACTTATCGAGTGGTATAGTAACTTCTTGGGCTTGGGATTTTGGTAGCGGAGCAACACCTGCAACGGCAACAACAGCGGGTCCCCATACAGTTTCCTATTCAACAGCAGGAAAGAAAACTGTAACGTTAACCATTAATGGAAGCGTAATCGAAACAAAAACAGATTATATAACCGTTGTAGATCCAAATGCTCCAGTTGTTATAGTTGGTTGGAACTTTG
This window encodes:
- a CDS encoding FAD-dependent oxidoreductase, whose translation is MHKIEIHPILDVPKRDTISFKFEGKEIKGEKGFTIAAALHQAGFPVHSHSIENRERSLECGIGKCGACEMLVDGQIKRICITTVDGVKEVREIPKEYTPSVKAPDKKHSTKIYKTSVAIIGAGPAGLAAREILLQHGIENIVVDNNSTIGGQFNMQTHQFFFFEKEKKFGGMRGFDIAKTLAGDNHEGIFLDSTVWDILEGKRIAIKNIKTDEIYFIEADHLVIATGAVPFMPTFENDDLPGVYTAAVVQKMMNQEFTLLGKNVLTVGAGNIGYLTSYQLMQAGANVKAIIEAMPNEGGFPVQANRVRRLGIPVMLSKILVKALPNETHTGVVGAIIADCKDFKAIPGTEQIVEDIDAINICTGLVPDDQLLIKGNEIFGRNCYGAGDAIRIGEGTSAVVRGKQVAYEILHEMGARYNYDTYLSISKEYIDSQQHPTRVIEQPYKPTDERKTKKPFVQIDCLFGFACNPCEFACPHGAITKTSTSTVPQIDFEKCIGCMDCVYQCPGLAIFGYHYAKDWLFLPIEYAATEGSDVFLVDNNGKKIGEGVIEKILRKPNKTNIARVKSLTIHGDELINVRGFVVKTNYPGPVRLTKTTYKPVEKTYVCHCDDVSMDEILETIGNRKFISADEIKHTTRLGMGACRGKRCIKRLKTALIPKGIQIVGDATPRGPLSNQVNMGELYPKDVHPTYITGINGKKAEVIKVKSLIAGGGIGGSALFKYMAEAGMAPVLLNYGRGASWRNIAGGRTAFSLPEIAEIASKSHEIFKEIHKLSSIDYRPINYVSFAHDDATYKALEASMAWSNARMINPKEYQKEISPYFNSNLKTYQAALITKDCWQATPGKTVDLLRNIGISKGGVVKEDCELISVHKDGNKYIVLVRDHDKKYIEYHADEFVNALGPTGGNVARMLGHELGIYPVKHQAFITRRLPWMGVNGDPLGMLIDRRRYKGFVAVYGQQLAETGQIIGCASPGTDPQESDKNLKFNSEEFLEIASEVFANWIPELSSVGFQAVWAGYYVEPRMYIDPKHGLFLGLRGQGFMLGMELAKMYVDALTGKPVPEYFKRLNIEGDGLPEKAFK
- a CDS encoding OsmC family protein codes for the protein MEKVTIHADWQNGMMFETELNGHKLIMDAAENVGGTNQGPRPKPLMLAALAGCTGMDVVSILNKMRVEVTKFRVWVEAQQTEEHPKHYAEIKLIYEFTGKDLPLDKLEKAVSLSEEHYCGVNAVYKKAMKVTYEIRVNKD
- a CDS encoding M6 family metalloprotease domain-containing protein, translating into MIKKYLSIFLLIFGAIQSIISSPAYPKAIKFTQPDGTTITIMLKGDERTKWAVTSDGYTLLSNSTGYFEYATNNRQGDLVPSGVVAKNIENRTAVDKLFLSKITKGISYSKEQLRMLRSISNIKRSEARKAFPTTGNRKLICILMGFKDKPFSKTQADFDNLFNQVNYTVNGATGSVKDYYLENSYNKFNLTVTVAGSYTASQNMSYYGANDANGYDVKPDVLVTEAVTLADPDVNFADFDNDNDGNVDGVYVIYAGYGEEAGAPANTIWAHAWEIPATTLDGKVITSYSCSAELEGTSGSTMTAIGVICHEFGHVLGSPDYYDTDYDTGGQYEGTGYWDLMAAGSWNNNGVTPAHHNAYTKVMVYGWGTATTLINGTTITIPSSKTDENAFYRINTATANEYYLIENRQQTAFDTSTPGHGLLIFHINKDIDAHYSNNDINAKTPQLMYPVCASATTNPGSTATSYGSINTGGCPFPGTTSKNSFTDATTPSMKSWLGEATNKPITNITENTGTGVITFDFDGGNTGNPTGFTATPISSSQIDLTWSKSENRDVVIAYSSTSTFGSLIDGTEYTAGQSITGGGTVLFSGDASVFSHTGLNSNTTYFYKAWTKLTSSTYSLGTITQEKTACTGIVSLPLFEDFNTGTLSGCWSITDNQGNGQIWQVGNITNGLAGTYIYLNSDGFGSGNTQNADLVSPAIDMTSISSATITFKHYFKVEAGETATFSYSIDNGANWTQIDQWTTTISNPSNYKKILTSIANQSSVKFKWNYTGTYGWYWCLDDISIAETTAADTIADFKAEPTTVIIDATTTFTDLSSGIVTSWAWDFGSGATPATATTAGPHTVSYSTAGKKTVTLTINGSVIETKTDYITVVDPNAPVVIVGWNFEDSDDTADDGISANSSKTITTNSTGTISYTTGSGGTGTYTITNSGWDNGNASKAWQTEFSTMGFNNITLSSKQKSSNTGPKEFKIQYKTSGATWIDVPSSNITLANDAFVSGVLTNLALPTDAANQPSVSLRWVMRSNLQVGSGSVASGGTSRIDDIVVNGKIIVPPVQYTLTVAKIGNGTVTPTVGDHSYDTGTSVTLTATPDQGWQFDKWEINGNTVNLASTQITINANTTATATFSAIPTYKLTVSHVGNGTVSPVDGESTHNAGESVTLTATPDQGWQFDKWEINGNTVNSASTQITINANTTATATFSAIPTYKLTVSHVGNGTVSPVDGESTHNAGESVTLTATPDQGWQFDKWEINGNIINTASTQITINAITTATATFSLIPVITYKLTVSHVGNGTVSPVDGESTHNAGESVTLTATPDQGWQFDKWEINGNTVNSASTQITINANTTATATFSLIPATTYKLTVSHIGNGTVSPVDGESTHNAGESVTLTATPDNGWQFDKWEINGNTVNSASTQITINANTTATATFSLIPATTYKLTVSHIGNGTISPVDGESTHNEGESVTLTATPDQGWQFDKWEINGNTVNSASTQITINANTTAAATFSLIPVTTYKLTVSHVGNGTVSPVDGESTYNAGESVTLTATPDQGWKFDKWEINGIMISNASTQITMNTNITATATFTIISSVDIVDNSVKTYPNPTNSLINVESRNIIKNIQVLDLTGKILFTSDLILKTTTIDLSNLPIGIYLIRAVISDNTIKVIKVSKR